The following proteins are encoded in a genomic region of Bradyrhizobium sp. SK17:
- a CDS encoding ATP-binding protein: MTVAIEMGQTTAGASAAIDLEELLATRLLVQGNSGSGKSHLLRRLLEQSAPWVQQTIIDPEGDFVTLAERFGHLVIDAEDHTERSLQVAGERVRIHRVSTVLNLEGLDAENQMRRAAAFLGGLFDVARDHWYPMLVVVDEAQLFAPAIAGEVSDEARKLSLGAMTNLMCRGRKRGLAGIIATQRLAKLAKNVAAEASNFLMGRTFLDIDMARAADLLGMERRQAEAFRDLERGQFMALGPALSRRPLGLRIGPTDTQPRNAAPRLMPLPEATLEDARAIILAAPPPETSARPQRRAPSPDLLSQLMAAKSPAPEPAQEAAEQPLSAEQLAERRERLDRILRAILAEPDAGFRAIGVLYQEFVVRCRIEGLGAVVPELTDFRRMLTRARAGLGTEMAEDDAWQDVSLRASLLPEDMQGVFMMIARAAKEGWPCPSDAAIARAYGTHSLRRARHLLTYIEEQGLIVCQLDGAGRRIVTLVELAWATAAADPNVDEAPAEAACNDSTP; encoded by the coding sequence ATGACGGTCGCGATCGAGATGGGACAAACGACGGCCGGCGCTTCGGCGGCCATCGACCTCGAGGAACTCTTGGCCACGCGCCTGCTGGTGCAGGGCAATTCGGGTTCCGGCAAGTCCCATCTGCTGCGACGCCTGCTGGAACAGAGCGCGCCCTGGGTGCAGCAGACCATCATCGATCCGGAAGGCGACTTCGTCACTCTCGCCGAGCGCTTCGGTCACCTCGTGATCGACGCCGAGGATCACACGGAGCGCAGCCTGCAGGTCGCCGGCGAGCGGGTGCGGATCCATCGCGTCTCCACGGTGCTCAATCTCGAAGGGCTCGACGCCGAGAACCAGATGCGGCGTGCCGCGGCCTTCCTCGGCGGGTTGTTCGACGTCGCCCGCGACCATTGGTATCCGATGCTGGTGGTGGTGGACGAGGCGCAATTGTTCGCGCCGGCGATCGCGGGCGAAGTGTCCGACGAGGCGCGCAAGCTGTCGCTCGGCGCGATGACCAATCTGATGTGCCGCGGCCGCAAGCGCGGCCTTGCCGGGATCATCGCGACCCAGCGGCTGGCGAAGCTCGCCAAGAATGTCGCGGCCGAGGCGTCGAACTTCCTGATGGGCCGCACCTTCCTGGACATCGACATGGCGCGCGCCGCCGACCTGCTCGGCATGGAGCGGCGCCAGGCCGAAGCGTTCCGCGACCTGGAGCGCGGACAATTCATGGCGCTCGGACCCGCGCTGTCGCGCCGTCCGCTCGGCCTGCGCATCGGTCCGACCGATACCCAGCCGCGCAACGCGGCACCACGACTGATGCCGCTGCCCGAAGCGACGCTGGAAGACGCGCGCGCGATCATCCTCGCGGCGCCGCCGCCTGAGACCAGCGCCCGGCCGCAGCGCCGGGCACCGTCCCCGGATTTGCTCAGCCAATTGATGGCGGCGAAGTCGCCGGCACCGGAACCGGCTCAAGAGGCTGCGGAACAGCCGCTCAGTGCCGAGCAATTGGCCGAGCGGCGCGAACGGCTGGACCGGATCCTGCGCGCCATCCTCGCCGAGCCGGACGCCGGCTTCCGCGCCATCGGCGTGCTGTATCAGGAGTTCGTGGTCCGCTGCCGCATCGAGGGTCTCGGTGCTGTCGTGCCGGAGCTGACCGATTTCCGCCGCATGCTGACGCGGGCCCGCGCCGGGCTCGGTACAGAGATGGCCGAGGACGACGCGTGGCAGGACGTCTCGCTGCGCGCCTCCCTGCTGCCTGAGGACATGCAGGGCGTCTTCATGATGATCGCCCGCGCGGCGAAGGAAGGCTGGCCCTGCCCGAGCGACGCCGCGATCGCGCGCGCCTACGGCACCCATTCGTTGCGCCGCGCGCGGCATCTTCTGACCTACATCGAGGAGCAAGGCCTGATCGTCTGCCAGCTCGACGGCGCCGGACGGCGGATCGTGACGCTGGTCGAACTGGCCTGGGCAACCGCGGCCGCCGACCCGAACGTGGATGAAGCACCGGCGGAGGCCGCCTGCAACGACTCAACGCCGTGA
- a CDS encoding LuxR C-terminal-related transcriptional regulator, producing the protein MKTYGILGGLCVPIHAPRGRVGCLHFLDRKGIDLEHCLETHRSALVVAGIYLMNSCLDAAANADLTQAINHLTKREIDCVTLAGRGLTDKQIAKELRFGPGTARFHIDNVMKKLQAQTRVQAVAKAAQLGLIGPIA; encoded by the coding sequence GTGAAGACCTACGGCATCCTGGGCGGTCTCTGCGTTCCGATCCACGCGCCGCGCGGCCGGGTCGGATGTCTCCATTTCCTCGACCGCAAGGGAATCGATCTCGAGCACTGCCTCGAGACCCATCGTTCGGCGTTGGTGGTCGCCGGCATCTATCTGATGAACTCGTGCCTCGATGCGGCCGCCAATGCCGACCTGACACAAGCCATCAATCATCTCACCAAGCGCGAGATCGATTGCGTCACCCTGGCAGGACGCGGGCTGACCGACAAGCAGATCGCCAAGGAGTTGCGCTTTGGCCCCGGCACGGCGCGATTTCATATCGACAACGTGATGAAGAAGTTGCAGGCCCAGACCCGCGTGCAGGCAGTGGCCAAGGCCGCGCAGCTCGGCCTGATCGGTCCGATCGCCTGA
- a CDS encoding ABC transporter substrate-binding protein, with the protein MPMGRIILSVACIVASTLAAAATDKKYDGGATDTEIRIGNLAPYSGPFSAYSALAKAQEAYFHKINDEGGIHGRRIKFISYDDASSPPKTVEQVRKLVESDDVLAVLGPLGTLSNTAMQKYLNARKVPQIFVGSGAAKWADPQNFPWTMGMLPSYRGEGHIYAAYLLKQRPEAKVGILYENNDYGRDYLKGFKDGLGNAAKDMIVAEVPYETSQPTIDSQIATLKASGADTLFSVTSARFASQTIRKLAELNWKPRILLNGISTSISAVLEPAGLENAKDIVSAASLKDPTDPQWTDDPETRDYLTFLEKYDPGANKADAIVTAGYVAAQLMVQVLRQCGDDLRRENVMKQAANLRDFRAAMLLPGIMVNTSSSDYRPIEEMQLVKFDGTRWVPFGPILNSESGLPQP; encoded by the coding sequence ATGCCGATGGGCAGAATCATCCTGAGCGTTGCGTGCATCGTCGCGAGCACCCTGGCTGCTGCCGCCACCGACAAGAAGTATGACGGTGGCGCGACCGACACCGAGATCAGGATCGGGAACCTGGCGCCCTACAGCGGCCCCTTCTCCGCCTACAGCGCCCTTGCCAAGGCGCAGGAAGCCTACTTTCACAAGATCAACGACGAAGGCGGCATTCATGGACGCCGCATCAAGTTCATCTCCTATGACGATGCCAGCAGTCCACCCAAGACGGTCGAGCAGGTGCGCAAGCTGGTGGAGAGCGACGACGTGCTGGCGGTGCTCGGCCCGCTCGGAACCCTGAGCAACACGGCGATGCAGAAATATCTCAACGCCAGGAAAGTCCCGCAGATCTTCGTCGGATCCGGCGCCGCGAAATGGGCCGATCCGCAGAACTTCCCGTGGACCATGGGCATGTTGCCGAGCTACCGCGGCGAGGGACACATCTACGCGGCCTATCTGCTCAAACAGCGGCCCGAGGCGAAGGTCGGCATCCTCTACGAGAACAACGACTATGGCAGAGACTATTTGAAGGGCTTCAAGGACGGCCTCGGCAATGCCGCCAAGGATATGATCGTGGCCGAGGTCCCCTATGAGACGAGCCAGCCGACGATCGACTCGCAGATCGCCACGCTAAAGGCCAGCGGCGCGGACACGCTGTTCAGCGTCACCAGCGCGCGGTTCGCATCACAGACCATCCGGAAGCTGGCGGAGCTGAACTGGAAACCACGGATATTGCTCAACGGCATCTCGACGTCGATCAGCGCGGTGCTCGAGCCGGCGGGCCTCGAGAATGCGAAGGACATCGTTTCAGCGGCTTCCCTGAAGGATCCGACCGACCCGCAATGGACGGACGATCCCGAAACCAGGGACTACCTGACCTTCCTCGAGAAATACGATCCCGGTGCCAACAAGGCCGATGCGATCGTCACGGCGGGCTATGTCGCGGCTCAACTGATGGTTCAGGTGCTGAGACAGTGCGGCGACGACCTGCGACGGGAGAACGTCATGAAGCAGGCCGCCAATCTCAGGGATTTCCGGGCGGCAATGCTGTTGCCGGGCATCATGGTCAATACCAGCAGCAGCGACTACCGCCCGATCGAGGAAATGCAGTTGGTGAAGTTCGACGGAACCCGCTGGGTGCCATTCGGCCCGATCCTCAACAGCGAGTCGGGCCTTCCGCAGCCTTAG
- a CDS encoding thiolase family protein, with amino-acid sequence MSLKGAAAITGYAEFPPTKTPDGLVSLEIIARLARETAQDAGFEKRDIDGLLTTTPIDSFSMFWPTVVGENLGMSLKYFDTVELGGASAAGMIWRAAAAIHAGLCRNVLCVIGGVTAGGGSLQLGHLSPAHRAEFDAPFGISQPNAGYALIARRHMHEYGTRPEQMAKVAVDQRTNALRNPIALFNKEPLTIDKVLASPLVFDPLHLLEIVSRCSGGAAVLVSSRDVARASKNRPIHLIGAGEAGTHLAISARKNITESWVKASAETAFAMAGVAPKQMDFVQVYDCYTITVLVSLEDMGFCPKGQSGPFVAERDLTFAGDLPLNTNGGQLSFGQPGTAGGMIHVVEAVRQLMGRGAARQVKNASLGVAHGNGGVMGDQVTLVLANQ; translated from the coding sequence GTGAGTCTGAAGGGTGCGGCGGCCATCACCGGTTATGCGGAGTTCCCGCCGACCAAGACCCCGGATGGTCTTGTCTCGCTCGAGATCATCGCGCGGCTGGCGCGAGAGACGGCGCAGGATGCCGGGTTCGAGAAGCGCGACATCGACGGGCTGCTGACGACGACCCCGATCGATTCCTTCAGCATGTTCTGGCCGACGGTGGTTGGCGAGAACCTCGGCATGTCACTGAAATATTTCGACACCGTCGAGCTTGGCGGCGCATCTGCGGCCGGCATGATCTGGCGCGCGGCCGCGGCGATCCATGCCGGACTGTGCCGCAACGTGCTGTGCGTCATCGGTGGCGTGACCGCCGGGGGAGGCTCGCTCCAGCTCGGTCATTTGAGCCCGGCGCATCGCGCCGAGTTCGATGCGCCGTTCGGCATATCGCAGCCGAACGCGGGCTATGCCCTGATCGCGCGGCGGCACATGCACGAATACGGCACGCGGCCGGAACAGATGGCCAAGGTCGCGGTCGACCAGCGAACCAACGCGCTGCGTAATCCGATCGCCTTGTTCAACAAGGAGCCGCTGACGATCGACAAGGTGCTGGCGTCGCCGCTGGTGTTCGATCCCCTGCATTTGCTCGAGATCGTCTCGCGCTGTTCGGGCGGCGCCGCGGTTCTCGTCAGCAGCCGCGACGTCGCGCGCGCGTCGAAGAACCGTCCGATCCATCTGATTGGTGCCGGCGAGGCGGGCACCCATCTGGCGATTTCGGCACGGAAGAACATCACGGAGTCCTGGGTCAAGGCGTCAGCGGAAACCGCTTTTGCCATGGCCGGCGTCGCGCCGAAGCAGATGGATTTCGTTCAGGTCTACGACTGCTACACCATCACGGTTCTGGTCAGCCTGGAGGACATGGGGTTCTGCCCCAAGGGGCAGAGCGGTCCGTTCGTCGCCGAGCGCGACCTGACCTTCGCCGGCGATCTTCCTCTCAACACCAATGGCGGCCAGCTTTCGTTCGGTCAGCCGGGGACGGCCGGCGGAATGATCCACGTCGTCGAAGCCGTGCGCCAGCTGATGGGACGCGGCGCGGCGCGCCAGGTGAAGAATGCGAGCCTGGGTGTTGCCCATGGCAATGGCGGCGTGATGGGCGACCAGGTCACCCTCGTGCTTGCAAACCAGTGA
- a CDS encoding Zn-ribbon domain-containing OB-fold protein, with protein sequence MGASSKPLPQPSRLSLPFWEGARGSEIRAQRCRACGHIEHPPRPLCTACWNDDLEWVSCGLEGEVYSYTVCHWATMPEFKGDTPYIIAIVELGHGVRLTSNVIDCAPDEISVGLKVKAVFEPVSDAVSLIKFRPASQR encoded by the coding sequence ATGGGCGCCTCCTCCAAACCCCTGCCGCAGCCGTCGCGGCTGTCCCTGCCGTTCTGGGAAGGCGCGCGCGGCTCGGAAATCCGTGCGCAGCGCTGCCGTGCCTGCGGCCATATCGAGCACCCGCCACGACCGCTGTGCACCGCGTGCTGGAATGACGATCTGGAGTGGGTGAGCTGCGGCCTTGAAGGAGAGGTCTACTCCTACACGGTCTGCCACTGGGCAACGATGCCGGAATTCAAGGGTGACACGCCGTACATCATTGCGATCGTCGAGCTCGGCCACGGCGTGCGCTTGACCAGCAACGTCATCGACTGTGCGCCCGACGAGATTTCGGTGGGGCTGAAAGTGAAGGCGGTCTTCGAGCCGGTCTCGGACGCAGTCAGCCTGATCAAGTTTCGACCAGCGTCGCAGCGGTAA
- a CDS encoding enoyl-CoA hydratase/isomerase family protein translates to MSDLIVERRGPALWLTLNRPEVFNCMSPEASCKLQDAWQMLETDDELRVAVVTGTGDRAFCSGADLKRLIPLYTGAREPEDEWDRRVVEMRKAGRGGFMKDRIVAKPIIAAVNGVAYAGGCELVLACDIRIATTSARFALPEAQRGIVPGAGSMVRLPRQIPYCLAMELMMTGRIFTAAEALAAGMINRVVEPHALLSETEKMVEALVSSAPLSVQAIKRVALQSSGLPLSEGFAIETAAGREVTRSEDAREGPRAFAEKRPARFRGR, encoded by the coding sequence ATGAGCGATTTGATTGTTGAGAGAAGAGGCCCGGCGCTTTGGCTGACGCTGAACCGGCCCGAGGTGTTCAATTGCATGAGCCCCGAGGCATCCTGCAAGTTGCAGGACGCCTGGCAGATGCTCGAGACCGACGACGAGCTGCGCGTTGCGGTCGTCACCGGGACCGGCGACCGTGCGTTTTGCTCCGGCGCCGACCTCAAGCGCCTGATCCCGCTCTACACCGGCGCGCGCGAGCCCGAAGACGAATGGGATCGCCGGGTTGTCGAGATGCGCAAGGCCGGCCGTGGCGGCTTCATGAAGGACAGGATCGTCGCGAAGCCGATCATCGCCGCCGTCAACGGCGTCGCCTACGCGGGAGGCTGCGAACTGGTGCTGGCATGCGATATCCGGATCGCGACGACGTCGGCGCGCTTCGCATTGCCGGAGGCGCAGCGCGGAATCGTGCCGGGTGCAGGATCGATGGTGCGTCTGCCACGGCAAATTCCCTACTGCCTTGCGATGGAGTTGATGATGACGGGACGGATCTTCACCGCGGCCGAGGCGCTGGCGGCGGGAATGATCAACCGGGTGGTCGAGCCGCATGCGCTGTTGTCCGAGACCGAGAAGATGGTCGAGGCGCTCGTGAGCAGCGCACCGCTGTCGGTCCAGGCGATCAAGCGGGTCGCCCTGCAAAGCAGCGGACTGCCGTTGTCGGAGGGGTTCGCCATCGAGACGGCGGCAGGACGCGAAGTTACGCGGTCGGAGGATGCCCGCGAGGGACCGCGTGCCTTCGCCGAAAAGCGGCCGGCGCGGTTTCGCGGCCGATAG
- a CDS encoding CaiB/BaiF CoA-transferase family protein: protein MSGALAGVRILDLTTMISGPVATQMLADQGADVIKVESPEGDTLRHFGVGPGSVSSSFLSANRNKRSVMLDLKHEPGRQALRELVRTADVLVENFRPGTAARMGFGEAEVRAIKPDIVYVSINGFGENGPYIHKRVYDPIIQAASGVAALQADRETGKPKFVQIILADQVAAMTAAQAITAALFARARSGEGQTVRLAMLDAMVSFLWVSALGSLTRSSQDDPKRPPGRVDRIFETTDGYITAAVVSQIEWRGLCAALEKPEWLHDERFSTSSSRLTNDKLLIAEIQEVLRHRDSEHWLNVLDWNDVPCAPVLGIEDLLRDPQIAVNDIVQHCDHPDWGPIRQARPAARFSATPSEIRSHAPSLGQHTREILDELGLLASEG, encoded by the coding sequence ATGAGCGGCGCGCTAGCAGGTGTTCGGATCCTTGATCTGACGACCATGATCTCCGGTCCCGTTGCCACGCAGATGCTTGCCGATCAGGGCGCCGACGTCATCAAGGTGGAGTCGCCCGAGGGCGACACTTTGCGTCATTTCGGCGTCGGACCCGGTTCCGTCTCGTCATCCTTTCTCAGCGCAAATCGCAACAAGCGATCGGTGATGCTGGACCTCAAGCACGAGCCGGGCCGGCAGGCGCTTCGCGAACTGGTCAGAACCGCCGATGTCCTGGTCGAGAACTTCCGCCCGGGCACCGCCGCCAGGATGGGCTTCGGCGAGGCGGAGGTGCGCGCGATCAAGCCTGACATCGTCTACGTCTCGATCAACGGGTTCGGCGAGAACGGTCCCTACATCCACAAGCGCGTCTACGATCCCATCATCCAGGCGGCGTCAGGTGTCGCTGCCCTGCAAGCCGACCGGGAAACCGGGAAACCAAAATTCGTCCAGATCATCCTCGCCGATCAGGTCGCGGCCATGACCGCGGCCCAGGCGATCACGGCGGCATTGTTCGCCCGCGCCCGTTCTGGTGAGGGGCAGACGGTCAGGCTTGCGATGCTCGATGCCATGGTGTCGTTCCTGTGGGTGTCGGCACTGGGCTCGCTGACGCGTTCATCGCAGGACGATCCCAAACGTCCGCCGGGACGCGTGGACCGGATTTTCGAGACCACGGATGGCTACATCACCGCGGCCGTCGTTTCGCAGATCGAGTGGCGTGGGCTGTGTGCGGCGCTGGAGAAGCCGGAATGGCTTCACGACGAGAGGTTTTCCACCAGTTCGTCGCGTCTGACGAACGACAAGCTGCTTATCGCGGAAATCCAGGAGGTCTTGCGACACCGCGATAGCGAGCACTGGCTGAACGTGCTGGATTGGAACGATGTGCCCTGCGCGCCGGTCCTTGGAATCGAGGACTTGTTGCGCGACCCGCAGATCGCGGTCAACGACATCGTGCAGCATTGCGATCATCCCGATTGGGGGCCGATCCGGCAAGCGAGGCCCGCCGCCCGCTTCAGCGCGACGCCCTCGGAGATTCGCTCGCATGCGCCGTCGCTCGGCCAGCACACGCGCGAAATTCTCGACGAGCTCGGCCTTCTGGCGTCGGAAGGTTGA
- a CDS encoding TonB-dependent siderophore receptor: MAGYATAGAAQTAGSGQGAAVLPPVTVEAPKQRTQPRTTASRGSRAARSDRPRHAANRNVPSAPPHAETVASRGSFREGNGPIQGYVAHRTLAGTKTNTSILEVPQSMSVIGADQIRDQGARSVVQAIGYTPGIVTNSPNDTRFESLWIRGFQAQLFLDGMRLPYGAATFGQPKLDLALLERIEVLRGPSSSLYGQAPPGGFVNMVSKLPTATPLNSFELLADNWGKVQANFDVGGVGAVNQKGDLFWRIAGTVHGGGTQVDFVNDFRGAIAPSITYKPDLDTTITFLGGYQRDITGLALQFMPAVGTLYANPNGRIPLTKFLGEPGFDHFDRTQAWVGYQFEHSFNEVWTVRQNVRYFDLQTNTYAVAGAGALVQTALQPDLQTLNRGAFSFPESASSVTLDNQAEARFATGPFAHTMLFGVDYRHIDSSIDMRVGAAPPINLYNTVYGAAITFPTIKTNNSSQTQDQTGLYVQDQIALDRWRLTLSGRSDWVTTDSTNFLTNKQTNQNDQAFTGRAGLSYIFDSGIAPYIAYATSFQPTLGVTATAPLRPTTAKQAEIGVKYQPAGTNLLLTAALFDMTQQNVVTPSPILGFSEQTGEARSRGAEFQAQASLAEGLKLVASYAYTDTLTTKTNTPSQLNKHLPIQPMNQAALWADYTFQQGQLAGFGFGAGVRYIGDSYPDLANSFSIPSYTLFDAAVHYDLSNLDRRLRGVTLAVNATNLFDKYYVASCTTLNSCFLGSGRTVIGSVRYTWN; the protein is encoded by the coding sequence TTGGCGGGGTATGCAACGGCGGGAGCCGCGCAGACCGCGGGAAGCGGGCAGGGCGCAGCGGTGTTGCCGCCGGTAACCGTGGAGGCACCGAAACAACGGACGCAACCGCGCACGACGGCGTCGCGCGGTTCGCGCGCGGCACGCAGCGACCGGCCGAGGCACGCTGCCAACCGCAACGTACCGAGTGCTCCACCGCATGCCGAGACGGTGGCGAGCCGCGGCTCGTTCCGCGAAGGCAATGGTCCGATCCAGGGCTACGTCGCGCATCGCACGCTGGCGGGAACCAAGACCAACACGTCGATCCTCGAAGTGCCGCAGTCGATGTCGGTGATCGGCGCCGACCAGATCCGCGACCAGGGTGCGCGCTCGGTGGTGCAGGCGATCGGCTACACTCCGGGGATCGTCACCAACAGCCCGAACGACACGCGCTTCGAATCGCTCTGGATCCGCGGCTTCCAGGCGCAGCTCTTCCTCGACGGCATGCGGCTGCCCTACGGCGCGGCCACATTCGGCCAGCCGAAGCTCGATCTCGCACTGCTGGAGCGGATTGAAGTGCTGCGCGGACCATCCTCCTCGCTCTATGGCCAGGCCCCTCCCGGTGGCTTCGTCAACATGGTGAGCAAACTGCCGACGGCCACGCCGCTGAACTCGTTCGAGCTGCTTGCGGACAATTGGGGCAAGGTGCAGGCCAATTTCGACGTCGGCGGCGTCGGTGCGGTGAACCAGAAGGGCGATCTGTTCTGGCGCATCGCCGGCACGGTCCATGGCGGCGGAACACAGGTCGATTTCGTCAATGACTTCCGCGGCGCAATCGCGCCGTCCATCACCTACAAGCCTGACCTCGATACCACCATCACGTTCCTGGGCGGCTACCAGCGCGACATCACCGGGCTGGCGTTGCAATTCATGCCGGCGGTTGGCACGCTCTACGCCAACCCCAACGGACGCATCCCGCTCACCAAGTTCCTCGGCGAGCCCGGCTTCGATCATTTCGACCGCACCCAGGCCTGGGTCGGCTACCAGTTCGAGCACTCGTTCAACGAAGTCTGGACGGTGCGGCAGAACGTTCGCTATTTCGACCTTCAGACCAACACCTACGCGGTCGCAGGCGCTGGTGCGCTGGTGCAGACGGCGTTGCAGCCGGATTTGCAGACGCTCAATCGCGGTGCGTTCTCGTTCCCGGAGAGTGCCAGTTCCGTCACCCTGGACAATCAGGCCGAGGCGCGGTTCGCGACCGGCCCGTTCGCGCACACCATGCTGTTTGGCGTCGACTATCGGCACATCGACAGCTCGATCGACATGCGTGTCGGCGCCGCACCACCGATCAACCTCTACAACACCGTCTACGGCGCGGCGATCACGTTCCCGACGATCAAGACCAACAATTCCAGCCAGACGCAGGACCAGACCGGCCTCTATGTGCAGGACCAGATCGCACTTGACCGGTGGCGGCTGACCCTGAGCGGTCGCAGCGACTGGGTCACGACCGACTCGACCAATTTCCTGACCAACAAGCAGACCAACCAGAACGACCAGGCGTTCACCGGACGCGCCGGCCTGAGCTACATCTTCGATTCCGGCATTGCCCCCTACATCGCGTATGCGACCTCGTTCCAGCCGACGCTCGGGGTGACCGCGACGGCTCCGCTGCGGCCGACCACCGCCAAGCAGGCCGAGATCGGCGTCAAGTACCAGCCGGCCGGCACCAACCTGCTGCTGACCGCGGCGTTGTTCGACATGACGCAGCAGAACGTCGTGACGCCGTCGCCCATTCTGGGATTCAGCGAACAGACCGGCGAAGCGCGGTCGCGCGGCGCGGAATTCCAGGCCCAGGCCAGCCTGGCGGAGGGCCTGAAGCTGGTCGCCTCCTACGCCTACACCGACACGCTCACGACCAAGACGAACACGCCCTCCCAGCTCAACAAGCACCTTCCGATCCAGCCGATGAACCAGGCGGCGCTATGGGCCGATTATACCTTCCAGCAGGGGCAGCTCGCCGGTTTCGGCTTCGGCGCCGGCGTGCGTTATATCGGCGATTCCTATCCCGATCTCGCCAATTCGTTTTCGATTCCGAGCTACACGCTGTTCGACGCCGCCGTGCACTATGATCTGTCCAATCTCGATCGCAGGCTGCGCGGCGTCACGCTTGCGGTGAACGCCACCAATCTGTTCGACAAGTACTATGTGGCCTCCTGCACGACGCTGAACTCCTGCTTCCTCGGGTCCGGGCGGACGGTGATCGGCAGTGTTCGCTACACCTGGAATTGA
- a CDS encoding PepSY domain-containing protein → MTPRSIRLWTSIHKWTSLVCTLFLLMLCITGLPLIFHDEIDAALGATIEPDQAPDNAPLLSFDRILEIARAAQPTQVVTIVGADDENPIWHVYMASTVTAPKTEVIVSVDSRTGRVLHVGAAARGAVTKFLLDLHTDLFLEQPGMLFLGAMGLCFLVAIVSGVVVYGPFMRRLEFGTIRPRRRLYWLDLHNLLGIVILAWTVVVGVTGVINTLSTQIAQHWQRTELVAMLGPWRNAPVPPKLASAQGAIDTALAHAPGMKVQSVAMPGSPFAGGHHYGVYLRGNQPLTSRLLKPVLINADDGTFGETRDMPLYVQALFVSRPLHFGDYGGMPLKIIWALLDLATIIVLGSGLYLWAAKLRKVPARAPVAAGRPLVAGAERS, encoded by the coding sequence ATGACCCCGCGATCGATCCGCCTCTGGACGAGTATCCACAAATGGACGAGCCTGGTTTGCACGCTGTTCCTCTTGATGCTGTGCATCACCGGGCTGCCGCTGATCTTCCACGATGAGATCGACGCGGCGTTGGGCGCCACCATCGAGCCTGATCAGGCGCCGGACAATGCGCCATTGCTCAGCTTCGACCGGATTCTCGAGATCGCGCGTGCAGCGCAGCCAACCCAGGTGGTGACGATCGTCGGCGCGGATGACGAGAATCCGATCTGGCACGTCTACATGGCATCGACCGTTACGGCGCCGAAAACCGAGGTGATCGTCAGCGTCGATTCGCGTACCGGACGGGTGCTCCACGTCGGTGCTGCTGCCCGCGGCGCCGTTACCAAATTCCTGCTCGACCTGCATACGGATCTGTTTCTGGAACAGCCGGGCATGCTGTTTCTGGGCGCCATGGGCCTTTGCTTCCTAGTCGCGATCGTCTCCGGCGTCGTCGTCTATGGCCCATTCATGCGGCGGCTGGAGTTCGGCACCATCAGGCCGCGCCGCCGTCTGTATTGGCTCGATCTGCATAATCTGCTCGGGATCGTCATCCTGGCCTGGACGGTCGTCGTCGGCGTGACCGGCGTCATCAACACGTTGTCGACGCAGATCGCGCAGCATTGGCAACGGACCGAGCTCGTTGCCATGCTGGGGCCATGGCGCAACGCGCCGGTGCCGCCGAAACTGGCGTCGGCGCAAGGCGCGATCGATACCGCGCTCGCGCATGCGCCGGGCATGAAGGTGCAGTCCGTTGCGATGCCCGGTTCGCCATTTGCCGGCGGCCATCATTACGGTGTTTATCTCCGCGGCAACCAGCCGCTGACCTCGCGGCTGCTCAAGCCGGTGCTGATCAACGCCGATGACGGCACGTTTGGCGAAACCAGGGACATGCCGCTCTATGTCCAGGCATTGTTCGTGTCGCGTCCGCTGCATTTCGGGGACTATGGCGGCATGCCGCTGAAGATCATCTGGGCGTTGCTCGACCTCGCGACGATCATCGTGCTCGGCAGCGGCCTCTATCTCTGGGCGGCGAAGTTGCGCAAGGTGCCGGCACGTGCGCCTGTCGCAGCGGGCCGGCCGCTGGTCGCCGGCGCGGAGCGATCCTGA
- a CDS encoding helix-turn-helix domain-containing protein, with the protein MAYQRKRPAPDPCPVETVLKIVSGKWKVRVLHLLSLDELSFGELRNSIAGVRQQVLSSLLRDLIADGAVQQRKISSERSIYALTERGFELVALLTPLAEWGNNLLTEQGVTWRPPEPRRSAQHDGSGETYRPSGQNVQR; encoded by the coding sequence ATGGCCTACCAGCGCAAGCGCCCTGCCCCGGATCCCTGCCCGGTCGAGACGGTGCTCAAGATCGTCTCGGGCAAGTGGAAGGTCCGGGTGCTTCATCTGCTTTCGCTGGACGAACTCAGCTTCGGCGAATTGCGCAACTCGATCGCGGGCGTTCGCCAGCAAGTCTTGTCCAGCCTGCTGCGGGACCTGATCGCCGACGGCGCGGTCCAGCAGCGCAAGATTTCATCCGAACGATCGATCTACGCGCTGACGGAGCGGGGCTTCGAGCTTGTTGCGCTGCTGACCCCGCTGGCCGAGTGGGGAAACAATCTGCTCACCGAACAGGGCGTGACGTGGCGACCACCCGAGCCGCGGCGAAGCGCCCAGCACGACGGCAGCGGCGAGACCTACCGGCCCTCCGGACAGAACGTGCAGCGATAG